The genomic region TATATTAAGGAAAAAATCTTATATTGTGCCTTTTACTATAGGCTTTACAATGATGGCAAAATTATTACCCAATGTGTCATTTAATGGAGAACAAAAATCATGCTAAAGAGGTACCCTGAAACTCATAGGGTTAAACCAAGGAGTTCTGACCAGGCATCAATAAGCAATAAGTAAGGCGAGAGAATCTGTTACCCAAACATATTAAACCGCAAATGGTATGTAGTGCAGTCCGTCAAGAAGAAATCATCTTTTGTTTGCGTCGCTTTGCATATTCAGCCTCCATCCAGCCCACATAGATGTTAATgtacacccacacaaacacatttgtGCTAACAGGGCATGCTTATTTTCCTGCACCCTCTTGTTCTCAATGGATTTCTCACTTCCTAAAACCCACACACTTCAAATACACACtggctcacacacacatgcagtacaTACAGCGGCTTTGTAGGCAAGAAGCTCTGGGTGCAACATCAGCTGAAATTGAATCCAGAGGCTAGATCTGGTTGTATCTCTTACACACATATGCTCTGATCCTAGTTCTGCAGAGTTTTCTTCTCTGGCCTGGTCAGAGGCTTTAGGGACAAAATCCTACCAGCCTGCACTTTGTCTAATGGAGGGTAAAAGGGCCCTGGCCAAAGCAGCGTATCACTGAACTGCTGACTTTAGTTGGCCTCGGTAAACTCTGAGAAACATCATCCACGCTGTAGAGAGATGCTTTCGGAACTTGCTTAtccgcatttgtgtgtgtgtttgacttgtTTCGTAAGATCTTCTTACTGAtctctcattcatattcatgaagTTATATTTTATGTTTGGTTCGACGATAGACAGTGGTCGGGGCGGTTCAAGGGTCAGTGGATATTTCATCTGTGCAGACCATTACACTATGATtttctgagggaaaaaaaaatgtttattattatttttgcgaAGTTCATGACATTGTATCTTAATGAAGGAGCAACACAAGAAGGCATGCCGTGTTGCAAAGTATCTAAATACATTGGAAGTTCTGGAACTTTATTCAATGTGCAAATCTCactatgtcaaaaaataaatgtacttaattacattCAATTGCATTATGCTCTTGCAGATAATAAACTTCAATATTAATGGCCACTTGAATGTATGTCCAGAGAGCACATTTTTATGACACATAAGTACACTTAAAGGAGACATTTCTACTACTTACCCAATTCCATCCCTCTCTTTCTACAACTTTGCTTTTATGTTTAGTTACTTCCCtgctttaatgaagaaaaaaaaaaaaaaaaaaaaagaagtctatataatttgtatataagTGTCAGTATAGTGCTTGATCCCACCTTGTTCATGATTAGCCCCaattccactgtcgggccagtgcaagccagggcttttatcgggccgGACTGGGCCAATCGTCCAGGAGGTTGAGCAGTGaagctgaaatcatgtcgcgtttccactgtcgggctagtagctcACAGCCCGTCATGCAAACCCCGCCCCCAGAACTTCCCTCGAATCACACATCACATAACCTGCCCAGTTCAGTGGGAATCAGGcaggtaaatataaataatacagcaCACCATCACATCATCAcgaaatgattcaaatgaatacaactgaaacaaacaaatgacatgtTATTGTACAGCATTTGATTATCTCTGTATGCACAGGcatatgtattttcattcattatatttctTTAGGCTACTCACCGACCGACTGCTGGCATCACAcatcgagtggtctcgccactaacgAAGGGACCCAGCGCACCacccataatataaaaccacagaagtTTTCCAGTAATAACTcggtataaaatgtattttataacatcctcCTTTTGATAGACAtcgtcaaacattcagcccaaatggTCCGAGGAGACGTAAACATATTAATTTTTCCCAaggctatatgacacttaataggtagttcccctttatttaagagaataatttaaggatgttgcatatcaTTCGGTTCTCTTAAGTAAAGGCAACAGTAAGTGTTTTTAGGACATGAGAgcaagtaaaatgtaaaataatataaaaaaagtaaaatatagcctatatttcgGTGCGCTCAGCAGCTATCCACTAATAGAGCTCTAcatgtatttaaatttcatttttctctTGCCAACCTTATTTTATTTAccaagattattatgcgttattgaaacatgaggacgcagcaaagaaatgTCCCTTAGAAATTACGCAACAGCCTTACATTGCAATGCaatcataagcaaaaagacccctaACCTATAACGTGTTTTATGAAATAGCCTGTtttaaactgaccagctatatTTAATTATTTGGCGCATGTACTTGTGTGcaatcggaaaactagtgtaatggtgGCATGCCATCTTTAAGAGACTCGGGCAAAGTCTGCCTCTCCTTTTACTCtgcccgaagccccagctggccctctttggcccaaggtattccgCGGGTCAAAAAAGGCTGGATGCTGGCCCCGAGGAAGCCctgctttggcccgatcaggccctggaagtgacagtggaaacgcgactggccctggctcgctcgctttaggtgcgatagtggaaacgcgttAATGTGCCCTATACAtaagtcattatttttattttgtgtgggCACAAAAATATTCCTATCGCTTAATCACTCTCATTGAATCACTAAAGCCACATGGTCTTTGTATTGATGGGGTGTGGCCAAGAGCCATGGGAATGTAATGATACCTGCGTAGCACACCGGCCTCGAGTCCTATGGAGGAGCTCTGGACTATAAAGGGAGGAGAGAAGGAGGGGGATGCAGAGAGAGGAAcagattttaataaattattttaattttaataaatcatttaaatgttgTCAGTTCCATGCCTCCTTCTTTCCGATGGGCAGGTggccatttaatttaattagagtGGTGCCGAAACTTGGGAGGGAGTAGAAACACGCTGCCATGAAGCCCTCGCCACTGAGGGAGGGGCACAGTGATTTCAAGTTGGACTGAGCAAAATCTGCCACAAGAGACACTCAAGCCCTTGCCGGGGAGATGGAAACGGAACTCGCCACTGTCCACTGCAACCTGGAGGGGCAGCTACCGTCTGTGAGATTAAAGAGTCACCAGGGAGGAATAGGAGACAAGGGGCTTACTACCGTAGAAAGAGTCCGGGAAAGTTGTCGCGATCTGCAAAAGAGCCATAACCTGCTTTTGACCACCACGATGGGGTGGAGCAGAGAGAAAAAGGGATGGTTGATTGCCGAGCGCCTGTTGTCCAGAGGAGCCGTCGCCTACAAGGTGGGGGTGGGGCAGAGGCCCAGAAAGCCATCCATTGAGGGGTGGCCAGTGCTGTAGCCGCACACCGCGAACGAGAGTACCTCAGCCGGCTGAGGACCAAAGGTCAGCGTGTTTCGAGAaccaaaactcatttttttttctttctttattctctCTCAATCTCTTTTgtctcgcttttttttttttccatctcctTTTCTTTCGGCCTGTCTGTTGGACTGTGACATCACTCCACACACGGCCACCTAACTTTAtacttatacattatttttatttatttatttattttggctgaactaGCACTTCAATTTCTCAGCTCTGCTTTTAAACAGGGGTATAACAATATTTCATATAATTATGGTTATGAAACCTTGTTTTGTAGCAGGATTAGCGCTGCTTTAGCTGTTTTGTATTTATGGTGCCAAATGTGCAGTGTGAAGTGGTGCCTATAGATGATTAACACCCATCAGCCAGTTCAATTCCTCATACTCACAAGCTTTGGACAGTCACCAAACCACTGTAAGTTGCATATAAGAAAGCATTTCAGCATTTGAGGAGAAAACTGTCAAAATGTGATGGAAAAAAAATGTGAGCTGGAATGACTCATAGTTTGAAAAGCCCATTCAGGATAAACTTTATTGTACAATCAGCAATTTATGATAAGAAGGAATGTAGAGCTAGAGTCTGTAAAAAAAAGGCTGATTTTGTCGAATCAATGACACTTACACTGCAAATATGGAAATGGGCACTTAACCCAGGGTTTATTAATTTAGGCTAGATGACAACGATGTAGTCAAAAATGGAAaacttttttttcctcctttttcctCAAAAACACCCCAGCAGGAACAGgtcgtcaacatgacgtcagattgacgttttaCCCCAATGTcttgggacgttgcattttgtttggaaatgaaaatcgggttgacatcagaacccaacataagggggacagatgttgcattttggtcaatttccaacgaaacctaaaaacaacaaaatatcaatatctaatgatgtaacagcttgacattgtgtagttgttaccaatatgacatctatcagacgttttAGTTatcatacctgataaataaatgtcagtatttgatgtcattggtttaagatgttggctcgacattggatttttggtgactttccaacacaacctaaaatcaaccaaatatcaacgtcatttcatgccgttattagaaattagaatAACATTTTCCTTGGAagctggcgacctaaatctaacctaatattaatgttgtgttaatattttttgtgttgtgttaatattgatgttgtgtgtctgctgggacaGTTTATTTATGCCAAGCTAGTACTTAGCACTGTTACCTTGTTAGTAACCTGCACCTGTAAAGAGACAATGGTCCATCAGCTGTTCGGTGCTGATGTGTATGTAGAATTTGCAGTGTGTGCAAGATGTGTCTCTACTTGGttataatattaagtaaatcCAAACATTGCTAATGAAGCCttatgctgtggtcacactagagtttgtgggtgcgaaattctgttgtacagcactgcgaaaagggacgggattaaacaagatgattaaacgTTAAAAAAGGCGAgagattggtccatgttttaaattcctgtccagagacgtcatgttttgatcttcgattgatctaacacaatcatgtgatgcgatttcacaggtcagagttcaccaagcttgaactttccaacgcagtgaAACTTATTGcatgagcttgcatttccggtctgacgcattcgcgtacaaatgaatagaagtctatggggagaaaagtgcagtgtgagcGCAGCTTTACTCTTAAGCAGAAACAGcactatccagcctgatctcatgaggaaacataactattttaccctttgtcagtttagtggctaatttgtacgaatttataTGAGTCGAgtagtatgaaaatgtacgattttaaaaaaggagacgtggcatcCAACCCCGTCCCTAAAGCGTCATTGGGGCAAATCattctaaattgtacaaatgagattgtacgaattcatacaaattagccactgaatcaaaaaattacaaattgccTTGAGATCATGTTGACACTACAATGTACTTctgtttgatatttatttatttatttatttcattatttatttatttcaagagttcacacttagatattgtttgacaactgttagcaagtttggcatgctgtcccgggagagaaccctgagctcggagataggtgagcccagggctcccgcctggtccatagagcatatgaggggagtacgagatcaggtggttctcgagagctccccgtggtaaaagaaaaaaggaggagaaggggtggatggggggtttcttcggaaaacgaagataagagagtagttctagctaggctacttatagtgagttggagttaatctgattggctaactagtgagtgtagatgagtggccagctgcggtcaatcatatcacgtgctcctctcgaaactagtttgaaaacttcacttcaagagttcacacttagatattgtttgacaactgttagcaagtttggcatgctgtcccgggagagaaccctgagctcggagataggtgagcccagggctcccgcctggtccatagagcatatgaggggagtacgagatcaggtggttctcgagagctccccaaatgcaggagactcgggacagcagccgtgtattcgaagaaactccccaaaaggcttggaaggctatatccggctgctggatatagtggtTTTACAGAAAGAAAGGtaaagggggctcctgtgggagcaaagAATGATACggactcctgcgggagcccgagcagggttggcatgggctatgaatactcctgcgggagtagattcggggagacccctgcgggggttagagccatgggatggacaggaatcctgctggGGTAGTTAAAAATGGGGAAGGGGACTTGAGGACTTCAGCTGGATAAGAGGGGGGTGAAGGGGGCTGGCGTGGGGCAGGGATTCCAAGGAGTAGattgctcaaggaacactccttgcggagatatagctgggaggtggcagcgctatatataaatatatatgtatatatgaaaatatatatatatataaatatataatggggtaatctagtgcCTTGGGGGGGGGGCGATttttggactcctgcgggagtcgaagctcctgggcactcctgcgggagatagagctgcatttgccatctccagctggagtcgggaagaggaagggcaggtgaatgccccagctgaagggtgaatggctgttgggcgatgacccctgcgggggtcgatgctcgggaccactcctgcgggagttagagcttgagggtgacggcactatatataaatgtatatttatatgcgtgggtgcatatatatatacatatatataaatgaaataaaataaaggaaaggtaaatgtgtaaaataaatgtttaagaaaataaaataagctagggccggggagggtcggtgacgtgactcgtgctcgtgtcacagctcggggttggttgagctattttggccagctccagtaggagtcgggagagatgagggggaggtgaagactcctgctggagggtgacGGGCAGAATGGTGCTCTGGGGGAGTTCCTGCGGGAACAGAGCGTggtggtggcagcgctatatataaattaatatttatatgcgtgggtgcatatagatatgaatttatataaataaaatcaaaacagagagaaaaataaaggcaatattatatgtcattgctaaaatgacttataatatgtaaaagctagggttgggggaggggctgtgagatgattcctgcgggaaccgaagctcggggtaacactcctgcgggagtcagagccatgggggggggcagggtcctacagaagtcagggaaaggtggaggggtggtgaagacttctgtggcaGCGGCCAGGGGGGGCGGGGTGACAGGGGGTGTCTGGGCGGGaaaactcctgctggagttaggtgcgtgaatagggagagaaagctgagtgcgactcagagccagaaggaagaagggagggttaggtggctgggtcgtgctcgcgcccttgggtggctgagGAGCTCCTCCGCCCTCTGGAAGCTGGGATGGCTGTGTCTAGGCTTATCCCTGGATTGGGCTCGTGCCCTTGGCCGCTAGGTTTAaggtgtctgctggtgagggtcctttggGCTTCCTTTAGATGGCTGTGGCTGAGTCGAATGTAGGATTTGAAGGCGTCAGAAGACCACCTTcctagtgtttgtatgtgttgttgagatAGCCCTTTGTGTGCAGCTGTGGTGGCGGCTCCTATTCTGAATGAGTGACTGGAGTATGATCCTGAtgggaagcctgaatggtggaggactgctttgaggtgtttttggaaccaaaagCGTGTCACTGGGTGGTGTGCGTCATCTATGAAAAGGGGGGCTAGGGGACTTAAGCTTAGTGTTTTTCTATATTGTATGTAAGCTAGGAGTGTTTGAAATGGGCTTGTGGGGGATGGGATATTgaatatgtagatgcaatgtcCCTTTCTGGATTGATCCGTTTTACTTTGCTTGATGAGGAAGGAAATTGTTTCCTCGTCAATCAATGTCAGATCTGCGATGGTGGGGTGAATAAAGGGATCGAAATTGGAAGTTACTGCAAATTCGGAACATCTAAGAAATCCGAAAAAGGCTAAAATAAACATAGCATCTAGAGTGTGGTCTGTATGAAAGGATAGGTAGCCTTTTCTGAGAGTGGAAATGCATTTGGAGAGTATATTGTGTGTGATGGGCAGTCTGGTGTCTGGGAGGGGGGGATGGGTTTTCTGGATGCCCTTAATGAGAAGGCTggtttgtgaattagcaatagAATCAGAAATGGAGCCGTACATGAGTTTGTGAAAAAATTGAATACCACTTAAGTAACTCTTAATAGAGTTGGCTTGGATGTGTTTATTTGAATGTAGATATGTGATGAATGATGTGATTGTAAGAAGGGAGAAATTAGGGAATGTAGTGTTGTATAGGGAATGAAAGTGTTTGAATGTTTTCCATGCAGTGAGATATGATTGTAATGTTCTTGGAGCTAAGGCCTGCAGAATTAGAGATATAGATGTTTGGTGCAGATTGTGCATGGGATGATTTATTGGAATATCATCTCTGAATATGGAGGGATGGGAGTCGGGTGTTGCTCCGCCTCTGGCGCCAATAGCCTGAATCTCTGAAAATGgaaacgagagagagagtcagc from Danio aesculapii chromosome 3, fDanAes4.1, whole genome shotgun sequence harbors:
- the LOC130220585 gene encoding uncharacterized protein LOC130220585; the encoded protein is MHNLHQTSISLILQALAPRTLQSYLTAWKTFKHFHSLYNTTFPNFSLLTITSFITYLHSNKHIQANSIKSYLSGIQFFHKLMYGSISDSIANSQTSLLIKGIQKTHPPLPDTRLPITHNILSKCISTLRKGYLSFHTDHTLDAMFILAFFGFLRCSEFAVTSNFDPFIHPTIADLTLIDEETISFLIKQSKTDQSRKGHCIYIFNIPSPTSPFQTLLAYIQYRKTLSLSPLAPLFIDDAHHPVTRFWFQKHLKAVLHHSGFPSGSYSSHSFRIGAATTAAHKGLSQQHIQTLGRWSSDAFKSYIRLSHSHLKEAQRTLTSRHLKPSGQGHEPNPGISLDTAIPASRGRRSSSATQGYCYTFCFNYCDNYCDNYFYYYYYYNYCLNYS